One part of the Mycobacterium marinum genome encodes these proteins:
- a CDS encoding glycosyltransferase, with amino-acid sequence MTDEMDRAYLQRPVGDPAPLPAERSLAVLIVIENGHDPVQSCLHSVAEQLPGLPVYVYDNSAQGYPGRQELAAGHPAVHWISGPADVGFAAACNALARQSPGDSDLLLLKADARLRGPLTRTRQLLRQPGVAAVSPLVRDEAAPDQPPWDIATQRLTLVRGVVEATGLSSSLRATPISPLYPQRPRESQSVSGYLKATCLAISRAAWNAVGGFDEEYFSHGAPADWQARARAAGWRVLLADELGAQQGGAPPTGAETGPTVTAGERRRTRDVIRANDALLLEHQCSVHHADAYLATTKVLQRLRRAQRRAIRNTGAGKRRPAIVIATNRLVYGGAERQKALLAAELDRRGYPVTIVCVQRFGPLIKEIPDTVRVVRQPWWAPIVDVGPGPAVLISGDTNTETGFATLWRAAGRRRRWLVAAHIPPLEDGPIYSRPLTAAMRRADGFIVLAQRHWDMLTPYHRLGGPRFVAPNGVAVTDRPAGRSRPAGAPPHLVMLSRIVEHKNPHLLIEALSGITELPWTLSIFGDGPDRERLQARTPERLRDRVHWRGWSPGPGPALADADLLCVPSRSEAFPLVILEAMARAVPVAASAICAVPEMLDFGGAGFVVEPVTVSAWQERLAQILADPGGLPAVGQRGFARMRKHYTVAAMTDAYLDAIHAVL; translated from the coding sequence ATGACCGACGAGATGGACCGCGCGTATCTGCAGCGCCCGGTCGGCGACCCGGCCCCGCTACCCGCCGAGCGCTCGCTGGCGGTCCTGATCGTGATCGAGAACGGCCACGACCCGGTGCAGAGCTGCCTGCACAGCGTCGCGGAGCAGCTGCCCGGGCTCCCGGTCTACGTGTACGACAACAGTGCTCAGGGATATCCCGGCCGGCAAGAACTAGCCGCCGGCCACCCAGCGGTGCACTGGATCTCGGGTCCGGCCGACGTCGGCTTCGCCGCGGCCTGCAACGCGTTGGCGCGGCAGTCGCCCGGCGATAGCGATCTCCTGCTACTCAAGGCCGATGCCCGGCTGCGGGGGCCGTTGACCCGCACCAGACAGTTGCTGCGCCAACCGGGAGTGGCAGCGGTCTCGCCGCTGGTGCGCGACGAGGCGGCACCGGATCAGCCGCCATGGGACATCGCGACCCAGCGGTTGACACTGGTCCGGGGCGTGGTCGAAGCGACCGGATTGTCCAGCTCACTGCGGGCCACCCCCATCTCGCCCCTCTACCCCCAACGGCCCCGCGAATCACAAAGCGTCAGCGGCTATTTGAAGGCGACCTGCCTGGCCATCAGCCGTGCCGCGTGGAACGCCGTCGGCGGCTTCGACGAGGAGTACTTCAGCCACGGCGCCCCGGCCGATTGGCAAGCGCGTGCCCGCGCGGCGGGCTGGCGGGTGCTGCTGGCCGACGAACTCGGCGCCCAGCAGGGCGGCGCGCCGCCGACCGGCGCCGAAACCGGCCCGACCGTGACGGCCGGCGAACGCCGCCGCACTCGAGACGTGATCCGCGCCAACGACGCGCTACTGCTCGAGCATCAGTGCAGCGTGCATCACGCGGACGCGTACTTGGCCACCACCAAGGTGCTGCAGCGACTGCGCCGGGCCCAGCGCCGCGCGATCCGCAATACGGGTGCCGGCAAGCGCCGCCCGGCGATCGTGATCGCCACCAACCGATTGGTCTACGGCGGCGCCGAGCGGCAAAAGGCATTGCTGGCAGCGGAATTGGACCGCCGCGGCTACCCCGTCACCATCGTGTGCGTGCAGCGGTTCGGCCCGCTGATCAAGGAGATCCCGGACACCGTCCGCGTGGTGCGCCAACCCTGGTGGGCACCGATCGTCGACGTTGGGCCGGGTCCGGCCGTGCTGATCAGCGGTGACACCAACACCGAGACCGGCTTCGCCACGCTGTGGCGCGCGGCCGGCCGCCGGCGGCGCTGGCTGGTCGCGGCCCACATCCCGCCACTCGAGGATGGGCCCATCTATTCCCGGCCGCTGACCGCCGCGATGCGCCGTGCGGACGGTTTCATCGTGCTGGCACAACGCCATTGGGACATGTTGACCCCCTACCATCGCCTTGGCGGACCACGGTTCGTCGCACCCAACGGCGTTGCGGTGACCGACCGCCCGGCCGGTCGCAGCAGGCCGGCCGGCGCACCGCCGCATCTGGTCATGCTTTCGCGCATCGTCGAGCACAAGAACCCGCATCTGCTGATCGAAGCGCTCAGCGGGATTACCGAACTACCTTGGACTCTTTCCATTTTCGGTGACGGACCGGACCGCGAGCGGTTGCAGGCCCGCACTCCCGAACGGCTGCGTGATCGCGTCCATTGGCGCGGCTGGTCACCCGGGCCCGGGCCGGCTCTTGCCGATGCCGACCTGCTCTGCGTACCGAGCCGCTCAGAGGCGTTCCCACTGGTGATTCTCGAAGCGATGGCACGGGCGGTACCGGTCGCGGCGTCCGCGATTTGCGCCGTCCCGGAGATGCTGGATTTCGGCGGGGCGGGCTTTGTCGTCGAACCGGTGACGGTGTCGGCCTGGCAAGAGCGGCTGGCCCAGATCCTGGCTGACCCAGGCGGGCTGCCCGCCGTCGGACAACGCGGTTTCGCGCGCATGCGCAAGCACTACACGGTGGCCGCGATGACCGACGCCTACCTGGACGCCATCCACGCGGTGCTATGA
- a CDS encoding glycosyltransferase family 4 protein — MNSLRLLWLSPWMRPLARIQAEALRSRGIDVLLVTTDQHPESDAARDYEVVLDPRLRAAASWPAGVAAGRRVRGYRPHVVIAELVRDPRWIALAGPAPRIQLVHDDRPHDTAEHRRAYESAIFDRWSARSAATITYSDYVAGAVATRRDVAGTPVHVVPLTSDLDPTLVPPLVGPEDRHDFVMIGRLHPYKNADVVLEAWQRHVGGNGWRGDDLLLIGGPFDARALPEHTRWLPGDYRYCDVVATLAAAKASVAHYRRASQSGVQVLSMQLGVTPIVSNAGGLPEYQPPGCPPVGIDDVRGLAAAFDTLAEPLTAARHGATAARYYQQRFAVDRAAQALLAVIEEVATRRP; from the coding sequence ATGAACTCGCTTCGTCTGCTTTGGCTTTCACCGTGGATGCGGCCGCTGGCACGAATCCAGGCGGAGGCGCTGCGCAGCCGCGGGATCGACGTACTGCTGGTGACCACCGACCAACATCCCGAGTCGGACGCGGCCCGCGACTACGAGGTGGTGCTTGATCCGCGGTTGCGTGCGGCCGCCAGCTGGCCCGCGGGCGTCGCGGCCGGGCGCCGAGTGCGCGGGTACCGCCCGCACGTGGTGATCGCCGAGTTGGTTCGCGATCCGCGCTGGATCGCACTGGCCGGGCCGGCTCCTCGCATTCAGCTGGTGCACGACGACCGCCCGCACGACACGGCCGAACACCGGCGCGCCTACGAAAGTGCGATATTCGACCGCTGGAGCGCCCGTTCGGCGGCGACCATCACCTACAGCGACTATGTTGCCGGAGCGGTCGCCACCCGCCGTGATGTCGCCGGCACACCGGTGCACGTGGTGCCCCTCACCAGTGACCTGGACCCCACACTGGTTCCGCCACTCGTGGGCCCCGAGGACCGTCACGACTTCGTCATGATCGGCCGGCTGCACCCCTACAAGAACGCCGATGTGGTGCTCGAGGCTTGGCAACGCCATGTCGGCGGAAACGGCTGGCGCGGCGACGATCTGCTACTCATCGGTGGACCATTCGATGCCCGCGCCCTGCCCGAGCACACCCGCTGGCTGCCCGGCGACTACCGCTACTGCGACGTTGTCGCGACCCTGGCCGCCGCGAAGGCCTCGGTTGCCCACTACCGTCGCGCGTCACAAAGCGGCGTACAGGTGCTTTCAATGCAGCTGGGCGTCACACCCATCGTGTCGAACGCCGGCGGCCTGCCCGAATACCAGCCGCCCGGCTGCCCGCCGGTCGGCATCGACGATGTCCGCGGCCTCGCCGCCGCCTTCGACACGCTCGCCGAGCCGCTCACCGCGGCGCGCCACGGTGCCACCGCGGCGCGCTACTACCAGCAGCGCTTCGCCGTCGACCGGGCCGCGCAAGCGTTGCTGGCCGTCATCGAGGAAGTGGCCACCCGGCGGCCCTAG
- a CDS encoding class I SAM-dependent methyltransferase, translated as MEPRGDKLIARYKQTYGIAAEADITERMILEHWNLEKRLTRELLQSDPETRWETFDRCYTRLYTELTWLNEFSDTASSASASAQERFGRWLELIGPPPQSIYEIGSGKAGLISFLALSGYDCKATEITRERGPALLSDSHENLSWGVSDGVHLDRFEPAQTYEVVVSDQVIEHLHPDDLQTHLRSVHRILKTGGRYIFNTPSKYTGPHDVSRVFKRAAPEGMHLKEYDCREIVAVTKRAGFSSVRYGFVPRRFRLLLVAVGARKLAEPERVGVLFLRMVLFVEKVLCGLRAHWLRRLCANMLCKLGVFSGTISVVAEK; from the coding sequence GTGGAACCGCGGGGCGACAAGTTAATCGCGCGCTACAAGCAAACGTACGGCATTGCGGCCGAGGCGGATATCACCGAACGCATGATCCTGGAGCATTGGAACTTGGAGAAGCGGCTCACGCGCGAGCTGCTGCAATCGGATCCCGAAACCCGATGGGAAACGTTCGACCGGTGCTACACGCGTCTGTACACCGAGTTGACGTGGCTCAACGAGTTCTCCGACACCGCGTCATCTGCATCTGCATCTGCACAAGAGCGATTCGGACGATGGCTGGAACTCATCGGGCCACCGCCGCAGTCGATATACGAAATCGGTTCGGGCAAAGCCGGTCTCATCTCGTTCCTGGCCCTCAGCGGCTATGACTGCAAGGCCACGGAGATCACCCGCGAACGTGGACCCGCGCTGCTCTCGGACTCGCACGAGAACCTGTCCTGGGGAGTATCCGACGGAGTCCATCTGGATCGGTTCGAGCCCGCGCAGACCTACGAGGTGGTGGTCTCGGACCAGGTGATCGAGCACCTACATCCCGATGACCTGCAGACCCACCTGCGCAGCGTCCATCGCATATTGAAGACGGGTGGGCGCTACATATTCAACACGCCCAGTAAATACACCGGGCCGCACGACGTCTCGCGCGTGTTCAAACGCGCCGCGCCGGAGGGAATGCACCTCAAAGAATATGACTGCCGCGAAATCGTTGCGGTCACGAAGCGGGCCGGCTTCAGCTCGGTGCGCTACGGATTTGTGCCACGAAGGTTCCGGCTTCTGCTCGTCGCTGTGGGGGCAAGGAAGCTCGCCGAACCCGAGCGGGTGGGAGTCCTGTTTCTGCGGATGGTGCTATTCGTGGAGAAGGTGTTGTGCGGGTTGCGCGCCCACTGGCTGCGCCGTCTTTGTGCAAACATGCTCTGCAAGCTGGGTGTTTTCTCGGGCACCATTTCGGTGGTGGCCGAGAAATGA
- a CDS encoding FkbM family methyltransferase translates to MRDILSPSRLTHIVDVGASRSCGDWPYTAMLNAGLCHLTGFEPGPEALLELQRTRGPNESYLPYALGDGTPQTLQVCPPPGGMTSLLEPDPTTQGLFTLFDPFGKVIERLPIQTHRLDDIGEIEHLDLLKIDIQGGELAVFRNGREKLAEAVAVQTEVSFITLYRDQPRFGDVDLELRSQGFVPHCIPNAVKRWVIGDFVVGGSPSRPLNQILETDIVYVRDFFDPDAMTAEQLKHLAMISHHCYGSFDLAFRCVQLLQARGAVGPASAQRYLDIYRRAVRHKSALWRAQNGASRLKHRLRASAAKWTRSPGRGR, encoded by the coding sequence TTGCGAGACATCCTGTCCCCGTCGCGGCTCACCCACATCGTTGATGTTGGGGCCAGCCGAAGCTGCGGCGACTGGCCGTACACGGCCATGCTCAACGCGGGCCTGTGCCACCTCACCGGCTTCGAGCCGGGGCCCGAAGCGTTGCTCGAGTTGCAGCGCACGCGCGGCCCCAACGAGTCCTACCTGCCCTACGCCCTCGGCGACGGCACGCCACAGACTTTGCAGGTCTGCCCGCCACCGGGGGGAATGACCAGCCTGCTTGAACCCGACCCGACAACGCAGGGGTTGTTCACGCTCTTCGATCCGTTCGGCAAGGTGATCGAGCGCCTCCCGATCCAGACTCATCGCCTCGACGACATCGGTGAAATCGAACATCTCGATCTCTTGAAAATCGATATCCAAGGCGGCGAACTGGCTGTTTTTCGGAACGGCCGGGAAAAACTGGCCGAAGCGGTGGCAGTTCAGACCGAAGTCTCATTCATCACCTTGTATCGGGATCAGCCGCGCTTCGGGGATGTCGACCTGGAACTACGCAGTCAGGGGTTTGTCCCGCACTGCATCCCCAACGCTGTGAAGAGATGGGTGATCGGCGACTTTGTCGTCGGTGGGAGTCCAAGCCGCCCACTGAACCAGATCCTGGAAACCGACATCGTCTACGTCCGGGACTTCTTTGACCCCGACGCGATGACCGCCGAACAGCTCAAGCACCTGGCAATGATTTCGCATCATTGCTATGGCTCGTTCGACCTGGCCTTCCGGTGCGTGCAGCTGCTGCAGGCCAGGGGGGCGGTGGGCCCCGCAAGCGCGCAACGCTACCTGGATATTTACCGGCGCGCGGTTCGCCACAAATCAGCGCTCTGGCGCGCGCAAAACGGCGCTAGCCGGCTAAAGCATCGACTGCGGGCGAGCGCCGCGAAGTGGACCCGTTCACCCGGTCGGGGTCGTTGA
- a CDS encoding class I SAM-dependent methyltransferase has translation MSSRTDLKTVDSWSDEVALCSSVIKSLGGPLEILEAGCGLEWPINLDGIDYRLTGIDLNADALQRRVEKVGDLDEAILGDLTVKGTIPPGRYDVIYSSFVLEHIHDAEAALALMLDGLKPGGLLLLRIPDRDAVYGWTTRHTPFSAHLAYYRYFVGYPDAGKPGHPPFRTYHAPVISRPGIRAFCDNNECTIVEERGHTYYVRGKGLRVRIVRAYAKALWALSFGVLAWRHNNLTYVIRKAEPVKSANAVHRAAGFGQSSTTPTG, from the coding sequence ATGAGCAGTCGAACGGACTTGAAGACCGTCGACAGCTGGAGCGACGAAGTGGCGCTGTGTTCCTCGGTCATCAAAAGTCTCGGCGGTCCGCTGGAGATACTCGAAGCCGGATGTGGGCTCGAATGGCCAATCAATCTGGATGGCATCGATTATCGGTTGACCGGTATCGACCTCAATGCTGATGCGCTGCAAAGGCGTGTTGAGAAGGTCGGAGACCTCGACGAGGCGATCCTGGGTGATTTGACCGTCAAGGGAACGATCCCGCCCGGGCGCTACGACGTCATCTACAGCTCGTTCGTGCTCGAGCACATCCACGACGCCGAGGCCGCGCTCGCGTTGATGCTCGACGGGCTCAAACCTGGCGGGCTGCTGCTGCTGCGTATCCCGGACCGCGACGCGGTCTACGGCTGGACCACGCGGCACACACCGTTTTCGGCTCATCTGGCCTACTACCGCTACTTCGTGGGTTACCCCGACGCCGGGAAGCCCGGCCATCCGCCGTTTCGCACCTACCATGCGCCGGTCATCTCCCGGCCCGGCATACGGGCGTTCTGCGACAACAACGAGTGCACGATTGTCGAAGAGCGCGGGCACACCTATTACGTCCGGGGCAAAGGCTTACGGGTCCGGATCGTTCGGGCATACGCAAAAGCGCTGTGGGCCTTGTCCTTTGGTGTTCTGGCCTGGCGGCACAATAACCTCACCTACGTGATCCGCAAGGCGGAGCCGGTCAAGTCCGCCAACGCCGTGCACCGCGCCGCCGGGTTCGGCCAGAGTTCAACGACCCCGACCGGGTGA
- a CDS encoding class I SAM-dependent methyltransferase — protein MSNWLRDTATDINSRRSLSGRARARRWRHLIEVFPSFAEMRVLDLGGTPESWRLAPVRPTAVTTVNLLPIESQITGITAIQGDACELPGTIANDHFDLVFSNSLLEHVGGHVRRQRLADNVHRLADRHWVQTPYRYFPIEPHWLFPGIQWLPYEARVQISMRWNRGYIRTHTREEAQEQVDEIDLIGIAQMRRYFPSSLIWYERFAGLIKSLVAIKTDHDG, from the coding sequence ATGTCGAACTGGTTGCGCGACACCGCCACGGACATCAATTCGCGGCGATCCCTTTCGGGACGCGCCCGCGCGAGACGATGGCGGCACCTCATCGAGGTTTTTCCGTCGTTCGCCGAAATGCGAGTGCTCGATCTGGGCGGAACACCGGAGTCGTGGCGGTTGGCCCCAGTGCGGCCCACCGCGGTCACCACGGTCAACCTGCTGCCCATCGAATCGCAGATCACGGGCATCACCGCGATCCAAGGCGACGCATGTGAGCTGCCCGGCACGATCGCGAACGACCACTTCGACCTGGTGTTCTCCAATTCGCTACTGGAACATGTCGGCGGCCATGTGCGGCGGCAACGCTTGGCCGACAATGTGCACCGGCTGGCCGACCGGCACTGGGTGCAAACCCCCTACCGCTATTTTCCGATCGAGCCGCACTGGTTGTTCCCGGGCATCCAGTGGTTGCCGTACGAGGCGCGGGTGCAGATATCGATGCGCTGGAATCGCGGTTACATTCGGACGCATACTCGCGAAGAGGCACAAGAGCAGGTCGATGAGATCGACTTGATCGGTATTGCACAGATGCGCCGATACTTCCCGTCATCGTTGATTTGGTACGAACGATTCGCCGGGCTGATCAAATCGCTGGTCGCCATCAAAACCGACCACGACGGATAG
- a CDS encoding carbon-nitrogen hydrolase family protein, whose translation METELVVAVAQPRTVMGAVAANVDAHAALIRRANARLVVFPELSLTGYQLEVAPVDVAGPVVDRLVLACAATGCSVLVGAPVEDRGRRYIAMVLVDSSGAEVVYRKTHLGAAEKARFRPGPGPRTIDLDGWRIGLGICRDTGVPEHVRGTARLGVDLYACGVVHHDWELGEQRHRARTIAATCDAPVAMASFAGPTGGGYLHTAGHSAIWSATSTLVAEAGAGPDQIAHATIGRTPPGRARDDHTPKTA comes from the coding sequence GTGGAGACGGAGTTGGTGGTTGCCGTCGCACAACCACGAACCGTGATGGGCGCGGTGGCCGCGAATGTCGATGCCCACGCGGCCCTGATCCGACGGGCCAACGCACGCCTGGTGGTGTTTCCGGAGCTTTCGCTCACGGGCTACCAACTAGAGGTGGCACCGGTCGATGTTGCCGGCCCAGTCGTTGATCGGTTGGTATTGGCATGTGCGGCAACGGGTTGCAGTGTCTTGGTCGGTGCACCCGTCGAAGACCGCGGGCGGCGCTACATCGCGATGGTGCTGGTCGACTCCTCGGGCGCTGAGGTCGTCTACCGCAAGACGCACCTGGGCGCCGCCGAAAAGGCGCGGTTCCGGCCAGGTCCCGGCCCCCGAACTATCGACCTTGACGGGTGGCGCATCGGGTTGGGGATATGTCGTGACACCGGTGTGCCCGAGCACGTGCGGGGCACCGCGCGGCTCGGCGTGGACCTGTATGCCTGCGGTGTCGTTCATCATGACTGGGAACTCGGCGAGCAACGGCACCGTGCTCGCACCATTGCCGCGACGTGCGACGCGCCGGTTGCCATGGCAAGCTTCGCCGGGCCCACCGGAGGTGGCTACCTACACACAGCGGGCCACTCGGCTATCTGGTCGGCGACGTCGACGCTGGTAGCCGAGGCCGGCGCCGGACCGGACCAGATCGCGCACGCCACGATCGGCCGGACCCCGCCGGGTCGGGCCCGCGACGATCACACCCCGAAGACGGCATAG
- a CDS encoding class I SAM-dependent methyltransferase, whose translation MGRVALTESEEYARQYFDEQAESNKEYWRRFGVVPDWAGKRVLDVGCGHGALSIDIAQAGASVLGVDLDEGRVAFANRNLAQRFPELADRVKFRAVDVRSLPVDEPFDVIVSKDTFEHVADVASLLRALGERLTRPGGRIYAGFSPLYYSPFGDHGRTGLKVPWAHAILPKRLVFAAAARKYGHPVGSLLDIGLNGNTPDQFRAAFDNSGLRQLDIGYNRGAKRLLPALERARRHWRRFDRFTTVSIYAVFGV comes from the coding sequence ATGGGTCGGGTGGCGTTGACCGAGAGCGAAGAGTACGCCCGGCAGTACTTCGATGAGCAGGCGGAGTCCAACAAAGAGTATTGGCGTCGGTTCGGGGTTGTCCCCGACTGGGCGGGCAAGCGGGTCCTCGACGTCGGCTGCGGCCATGGCGCGTTGTCGATCGACATCGCCCAGGCCGGCGCCAGCGTGCTCGGCGTGGATCTGGATGAAGGGCGCGTCGCGTTCGCCAATCGCAACCTGGCGCAGCGATTTCCCGAGCTGGCCGATCGGGTGAAGTTTCGGGCGGTCGATGTGCGGTCGCTTCCGGTGGACGAACCGTTCGACGTGATCGTTTCCAAGGACACCTTCGAGCATGTTGCCGACGTGGCGTCGTTGCTTCGGGCCCTCGGCGAACGGTTGACCCGGCCCGGCGGGCGCATCTACGCGGGATTCAGCCCGCTGTATTACAGCCCCTTCGGCGACCATGGGCGCACCGGCTTGAAGGTGCCCTGGGCGCACGCGATCCTGCCGAAACGGCTGGTGTTTGCGGCCGCAGCACGCAAATACGGCCATCCGGTGGGCTCGCTGTTGGACATCGGCCTCAACGGCAACACCCCCGATCAGTTCCGGGCGGCGTTCGACAACAGCGGACTGCGACAACTCGACATCGGCTACAACCGGGGCGCCAAGCGGTTGTTGCCCGCATTGGAGAGGGCGCGCCGGCACTGGCGGCGCTTCGACAGGTTCACCACCGTCAGCATCTATGCCGTCTTCGGGGTGTGA
- a CDS encoding glycosyltransferase family 4 protein produces MPTPQDRLRVLVVGPAPAAATSRGGMATVIALMAAHPDPRIHITAVPTFIDGPLWPRLMLGVRGMLRATWLVLRKRTDVLHVHLAHGGSVIRKALPLLAARLTGTPAIVHAHSYDFGGWFDQLAPPARAAVRRMLAADHWVVLGESHVQEYASRLRLPTNRISVLPNAVRIPNTPVNQLGVQRVHAVALGRLGVRKGSYDLIDAVAALDETVRNRLLATLAGDGDVDQVRAAVAEAGLGETIDVVGWLDPMARDELLCRAQIFVLPSRNEGLPMALLEAMANGLAPVTTTAGSIGEVVTDGVNGLLVGPAHADQLAHALGALVTDENLRARLGGAARERAGEFGLDRWYQQLTRLWASLAGDPHPSRR; encoded by the coding sequence GTGCCGACGCCGCAGGACCGGCTGCGCGTGCTGGTGGTCGGCCCGGCCCCGGCCGCGGCGACCAGCCGGGGCGGCATGGCCACGGTGATCGCGCTGATGGCGGCCCATCCTGACCCGCGCATCCACATCACGGCGGTGCCCACGTTCATCGACGGCCCGCTATGGCCGCGGCTGATGCTCGGTGTCCGCGGAATGCTGCGCGCCACCTGGCTGGTGCTGCGCAAGCGCACCGATGTCCTGCATGTTCATCTGGCCCACGGCGGCAGCGTGATTCGCAAAGCCCTGCCGCTGTTAGCGGCGCGACTGACCGGTACACCGGCGATTGTGCATGCCCACAGCTACGACTTCGGCGGCTGGTTCGATCAGCTCGCGCCGCCCGCTCGGGCGGCGGTGCGCCGGATGCTGGCCGCCGATCACTGGGTGGTGCTGGGGGAGAGTCATGTCCAGGAGTACGCCAGCCGGCTGCGGTTGCCCACCAACCGGATCAGCGTGCTACCCAACGCGGTTCGAATTCCGAACACCCCGGTGAATCAGCTGGGGGTCCAGCGGGTGCATGCGGTGGCCCTGGGGCGGCTGGGCGTGCGCAAGGGCAGCTATGACCTGATCGACGCGGTAGCGGCACTCGATGAGACGGTGCGCAACCGGCTGCTGGCCACGCTCGCCGGGGACGGCGACGTCGACCAGGTGCGTGCGGCGGTCGCCGAGGCCGGTCTGGGCGAGACGATCGACGTGGTGGGCTGGCTCGATCCGATGGCGCGCGACGAGTTGCTGTGCCGTGCACAAATTTTCGTGTTGCCCAGCCGCAACGAGGGCCTGCCCATGGCGTTGCTCGAGGCGATGGCGAACGGGCTGGCCCCGGTGACGACAACGGCGGGCAGCATCGGCGAAGTGGTCACCGATGGCGTCAACGGCCTGCTCGTTGGGCCCGCCCACGCCGATCAGCTCGCGCACGCGCTCGGCGCCCTGGTGACCGATGAGAACCTGCGCGCCCGCCTGGGCGGGGCCGCCCGAGAGCGGGCCGGTGAGTTCGGGCTCGACCGCTGGTATCAGCAGCTGACGCGGTTGTGGGCCAGCCTGGCTGGCGATCCGCACCCGTCCCGGCGATGA
- a CDS encoding O-antigen ligase family protein codes for MILYLPRRYRLAMGAALLAVFLFGCFVFGVLSVRHTGQGVMLIAGMFSLVVYWAKPEAMVGIALFLAFAALPASLHVGKVVGPGVIYAYQVALVLAICYLIPLVRPRVSDFVLPGIFAVAVLLYAVVGLVLGHPDWVVMRSAQNLLEMAGGFVLALVVVYGNYLRTAIVTMVVTLWFSAGMAIVGSVHAIRLAGRAESLAETTGADQALRIILSAQTPATAVLSALVAAVIVGRVKPAFFVALGLPALIIVLLAFARHVLISLAVAAVIALLATFSWAALRRTATLFLVGTAVVAFSVPTSLFLLQQSRAGAWLADQFTAFNQRVLHGLSGGALAVDESTQDRLREIDSLDRAIAEAPVFGHGLGYAYQQPYGDDPDDFTMKVYPTFSHNFYLWWLAKAGAVGMALFAIFALPPLFGALRRGSDRAKIGAATSIAMLAISAIWPLPEMPVDALGLGLVLGLTMGFATQRRAGADAQAADTEAAPAPARAPE; via the coding sequence GTGATCCTCTACCTGCCGCGCCGCTATCGCTTGGCGATGGGTGCGGCACTGCTCGCGGTGTTCTTGTTCGGATGTTTCGTTTTCGGCGTGCTGTCGGTGCGTCACACTGGCCAAGGCGTGATGTTGATCGCCGGGATGTTCAGCCTGGTCGTGTATTGGGCGAAACCCGAAGCGATGGTAGGGATCGCGCTGTTCTTGGCATTCGCGGCGCTGCCGGCAAGCCTGCACGTGGGCAAGGTCGTCGGCCCGGGCGTGATCTACGCGTATCAGGTGGCGTTGGTGCTGGCGATCTGCTACCTGATTCCACTGGTGCGACCGCGGGTCTCCGATTTCGTGCTGCCCGGCATCTTCGCGGTGGCGGTGCTGCTGTATGCGGTGGTCGGACTGGTGCTTGGACATCCCGACTGGGTGGTGATGCGGTCAGCGCAAAACCTGTTGGAGATGGCCGGCGGGTTCGTCTTGGCGCTGGTGGTCGTGTACGGCAATTACCTGCGGACGGCGATCGTCACGATGGTCGTGACGCTGTGGTTCTCGGCGGGCATGGCCATTGTCGGCTCGGTGCATGCGATCCGGCTGGCTGGCCGGGCGGAAAGCCTTGCCGAGACAACGGGAGCCGACCAGGCCCTGCGCATCATCTTGTCCGCACAAACACCGGCCACCGCCGTGCTGAGCGCATTGGTCGCCGCGGTGATCGTCGGCCGGGTCAAGCCGGCCTTCTTTGTCGCGCTGGGCCTGCCCGCGTTGATCATCGTGTTACTGGCCTTCGCCCGCCACGTGCTGATCTCGCTGGCGGTGGCCGCCGTCATCGCGTTGCTGGCCACCTTCAGCTGGGCGGCGCTGCGCCGCACCGCCACGCTTTTCCTGGTCGGCACCGCGGTTGTCGCGTTTTCGGTGCCGACCTCATTGTTTCTGCTGCAGCAGTCCAGGGCCGGGGCGTGGCTCGCCGATCAGTTCACCGCATTCAACCAGCGTGTGCTGCATGGCCTTTCTGGCGGCGCGCTCGCGGTCGACGAATCGACGCAAGATCGGCTGCGTGAAATCGACAGCCTCGACCGCGCGATCGCGGAAGCCCCGGTGTTCGGCCACGGCCTGGGCTACGCCTATCAGCAACCGTACGGAGATGACCCCGACGACTTCACGATGAAGGTCTACCCGACCTTCTCCCACAACTTCTATCTCTGGTGGCTGGCCAAGGCCGGGGCAGTGGGCATGGCGTTGTTTGCGATTTTCGCCCTGCCCCCGCTGTTCGGTGCGCTGCGCCGCGGGTCGGACCGCGCCAAGATCGGTGCGGCCACCAGCATCGCCATGCTGGCCATCTCCGCCATCTGGCCGTTGCCGGAGATGCCGGTGGACGCCCTGGGATTGGGCCTGGTCTTGGGATTGACGATGGGATTTGCCACGCAGCGACGCGCCGGCGCCGATGCCCAGGCCGCGGATACCGAGGCGGCGCCGGCGCCGGCTCGCGCGCCCGAGTGA